In one Helicoverpa zea isolate HzStark_Cry1AcR chromosome 5, ilHelZeax1.1, whole genome shotgun sequence genomic region, the following are encoded:
- the LOC124630218 gene encoding protein FAM107B produces the protein MCDARPRKTAPAIQEKLAIYENVLSVSALSAGGGVGPVPTLVSPCTLGTEVEMVQEGVGAAEGLIAPRRVPNPCLESPQRMDLHRELLFNQKIGKNVLNQKSELEKALSKHKEKQIMNQVKEHRETPELERAIAERARRLEQAEQSSEEPETGANPTLQQIRARLRHAAPASAASAH, from the exons ATGTGCGATGCCAGACCACGTAAAACTGCACCTGCCATACAAGAGAAACTCGCCATCTATGAAAACG TGTTATCAGTGAGCGCGTtgagcgcgggcggcggcgtggGCCCAGTCCCCACGCTGGTGTCTCCGTGTACTCTTGGAACGGAGGTGGAAATGGTGCAGGAAGGCGTCGGTGCGGCCGAGGGCCTCATCGCGCCGCGCCGCGTGCCCAACCCCTGTCTGGAGAGCCCCCAACGCATGGACTTGCATCGGGAGCTCCTCTTTAACCAAAAGAT TGGAAAAAATGTCTTGAACCAAAAAAGTGAACTAGAAAAGGCCCTGTCGAAGCACAAAGAGAAGCAAATCATGAATCAAGTAAAGGAACACAGGGAGACGCCAG AATTAGAACGCGCGATAGCAGAGCGAGCTCGTAGGCTAGAGCAAGCAGAACAGAGTTCTGAGGAACCAGAGACGGGAGCCAACCCCACGCTGCAGCAGATTCGCGCGCGGCTGCGGCACGCCGCGCCCGCGTCCGCCGCCTCCGCGCACTGA